Sequence from the Pseudophaeobacter arcticus DSM 23566 genome:
GCTGCTGGAGGCAGGGGTCTCGGTGGTCTTGGACTTTCCCGCAAACACGGTTGAGACCCGCAAATGGATGAAAACGATCCTGAAAGAGACCGCAGCCTTCCATCAGCTTCACGTGCTAACGACGCCCGAGAAAGACTGCTTGGCCAGACTGCACAGCCGAAACGCCGGAGGGGGTCACCCCTTTGCCGCAACTGAGGAACAGTTTCACCAGTTTTCAAGCCACTATGTCGCGCCATCCCCCGAAGAAGGCTTCAACGTGATAGTTCACTCTGCCGCGAAAGAGGCTGCGGTGTAAGCACATGCAGCGCCCGGAGCTGGGCATCACCTGTCTGTGGCATGTCCAGGGTGCGAGGTCTGAGCGCCTAATACTGGCCGCCCGATGTCACAGTCCCAAAGGTGGCCTTGGGTCCCAGAACCGCCGTACCCCCACTTGAGGTGGTCACCTGACGTCCCGATTGCTGCACCTCTTCCAGAAGCGGCAGATCAGAGCCCATGGCAAAGCCGCCGTCAAAAGCCAGACCAAAGATTGGCTCAGCCCCGTCGCGGAAATACTCGGCCACTACATTGGCCCCCGAAGCACTGTCGGGCAGACGCGCCCCGGTATAGCGGTCGATCTTGATAAAGTGACCGCCCTCGGGCACTTCAAAGGGTCCGCCGCCAAATTTCTCGGTGGCAACCTTCATGAACTGCTGGAACACCGGACCACACATGGTGCCGCCATAGGCGCCCCGCCCCATCGGACGGGGTTGGTCGAACCCCATGTAGCAACCCGCGACGATATTGGAGGTAAAGCCCACAAACCAGACATCGCGGGAATCATTGGTTGTCCCGGTCTTGCCAGCCGTCGGCACCGGCAGGTCGATCACACTGGAGGCGGTGCCTCGCTCCACGACGCCCCGCATCATCGAGCTGAGCTGGTAGGCGGTGATCGGATCCATCACCTGTTCGCGGTCGGTGGCGATACGTGGCGATTGCCCCGTTGGCAGGTCTGGCGAGGCGCAGTCAACGCAGTCACGATCATCATGCCGGTAGATGGTGCGCCCAAAGCGATCCTGCACCCGGTCCACCAGGGTTGGCTGTACCCGCTGGCCGCCATTGGCAAACATCGCATAGGCCGCCACCATCTTGTAAAGCGTGGTTTCCTCTGCGCCCAACGAGTTGGCCAGGAACGTGCCCATGTTGTCGTAGACCCCAAAGCGTTCAGCATACCCTGCGACAACCGGCATGCCGACCTCTTGGGCCAGACGAATGGTCATCAGGTTCCGGCTCTGCTCAATGCCGGTCCGCAGCGGCGTCGGGCCATAGAATTTATGCGAAGAGTTCTTGGGACGCCACAGCCCCTGTGGGGTGTTGATCTCGATCGGGGCGTCAATAACGATGGTCGCCGGGCTATAGCCGCTGTCCAGGGCCGCCGCATAGACAAAAGGTTTAAAGCTGGAGCCCGGCTGGCGTTGCGCCTGTGTTGCCCGGTTGAACACGGAATCCTGATAGGAAAACCCACCCTGCATCGCCAGAACCCGGCCAGTGTTCACATCCATCGCCACAAAGCCGCCCTGAACCTCGGGCACCTGACGCAGCGACCAGTGTCTGATGCTGCCGTCATCCGCTTTTACAGCGCGCACCAAGACCACATCCCCACGGGTGATATTGTCCTTAAAGCTGCCCTTCATCCATTTGATGTCCTCGCGCGGCACCGCACCGGTGCCGGTCTGGCCCTCGACGCCGACAACGAGGCTCTTGTCACCAACCTCCAGCGCTACAGCCGGATACCATGTGCCGCCCAGAGTAATGTCGCGGGGGACTTCGGCCTCTGCCAGGGCTCCGCGCCAGCGTGCCTCATCTGCCAGCACGTCCTCTTCCAGGGTAACGCCGGTGCCGATCCAGATCCCGCGCGAGCGGTCATATTTCTGCAGCCCCGTGCGCAGCGCATCCGCAGCCTCTGTCTGCATCTCGGCATCAATGGTCGCGCGCACCGACAGGCCGCCCGTGAAAAACTCGCCTTCGCCAAAGTTCTCGGACAGCTGGCGGCGGATCTCATCGGAAAAATAGTCACGAGGCGGCAGGGTGGTGCGGAAACTGGGGAAATCACCATTCTGCACCGAGCGCAGCGGCTGCTGGACCTCGACGTTATAAACAGCTTCTGAGATGTAGCCGTTTTCAAACATTTCCCGCAGCACATAATCGCGCCGTTCCTTGAGGCGCTCTTTTCCGCGCACCGGATGGAATTTTCCCGGTGCCTTGGGCATCGAGGCCAGCGTCGCCGCCTCATGCGGGGCCAGCTCGCCCAGGGTCTTGTTGAAATAGCTCTGCGCTGCGGCCGTCACCCCATAGGAATTTTGCCCGAGGAAAATCTCGTTGAGATACAGCTCAAGGATCTGATCCTTGTTCAATGTCTCCTCCAGCCGGGTGGCGAGGATAATCTCTTTGATCTTGCGCGCGGCCTTACGGTCGCCGGACAGCAGGAAGTTCTTCATCACCTGTTGCGTGATCGTCGAGGCCCCCCGCACGTTACCCCCGCGCGAGCGCACCGCCTCAACCGCAGCGGCGGCAATACCACGGGCATCATAGCCATTGTGGGAATAAAAATTCTTGTCCTCAGCCGAGATAAAAGCCTGCTTTACCAAATCCGGGATATCCGCCGAAGGCGTAAACAGGCGCCGTTCCTTGGCAAATTCATCAATCATCCGCCCCTCGCCTGAATAAATTCGGCTGATGGTTGGCGGCTGATACTGCGACAGGGATTCATGACTGGGAAGGTCGCGCCCGTAGATCCAGAAAATTGCCCCAAGAGTCAGCGCCACCATGGCAATGCCAAGGGTAATGGTACTGAAGATGGAACCAAAGAAGGATAGAATATACCTAAGCACGGATGCGGCCTTTCA
This genomic interval carries:
- a CDS encoding AAA family ATPase encodes the protein MTPASPVLHLLCGKIAAGKSTLAARLAAPAGTILLSEDAWLEALFSDQMTSVADYVRCTEKLRTILGPHVSALLEAGVSVVLDFPANTVETRKWMKTILKETAAFHQLHVLTTPEKDCLARLHSRNAGGGHPFAATEEQFHQFSSHYVAPSPEEGFNVIVHSAAKEAAV
- a CDS encoding penicillin-binding protein 1A, giving the protein MLRYILSFFGSIFSTITLGIAMVALTLGAIFWIYGRDLPSHESLSQYQPPTISRIYSGEGRMIDEFAKERRLFTPSADIPDLVKQAFISAEDKNFYSHNGYDARGIAAAAVEAVRSRGGNVRGASTITQQVMKNFLLSGDRKAARKIKEIILATRLEETLNKDQILELYLNEIFLGQNSYGVTAAAQSYFNKTLGELAPHEAATLASMPKAPGKFHPVRGKERLKERRDYVLREMFENGYISEAVYNVEVQQPLRSVQNGDFPSFRTTLPPRDYFSDEIRRQLSENFGEGEFFTGGLSVRATIDAEMQTEAADALRTGLQKYDRSRGIWIGTGVTLEEDVLADEARWRGALAEAEVPRDITLGGTWYPAVALEVGDKSLVVGVEGQTGTGAVPREDIKWMKGSFKDNITRGDVVLVRAVKADDGSIRHWSLRQVPEVQGGFVAMDVNTGRVLAMQGGFSYQDSVFNRATQAQRQPGSSFKPFVYAAALDSGYSPATIVIDAPIEINTPQGLWRPKNSSHKFYGPTPLRTGIEQSRNLMTIRLAQEVGMPVVAGYAERFGVYDNMGTFLANSLGAEETTLYKMVAAYAMFANGGQRVQPTLVDRVQDRFGRTIYRHDDRDCVDCASPDLPTGQSPRIATDREQVMDPITAYQLSSMMRGVVERGTASSVIDLPVPTAGKTGTTNDSRDVWFVGFTSNIVAGCYMGFDQPRPMGRGAYGGTMCGPVFQQFMKVATEKFGGGPFEVPEGGHFIKIDRYTGARLPDSASGANVVAEYFRDGAEPIFGLAFDGGFAMGSDLPLLEEVQQSGRQVTTSSGGTAVLGPKATFGTVTSGGQY